The following coding sequences are from one Capsicum annuum cultivar UCD-10X-F1 chromosome 3, UCD10Xv1.1, whole genome shotgun sequence window:
- the LOC124896689 gene encoding uncharacterized protein LOC124896689 — MPPKDEMMCCPKIQKDIVDACVKEKIKVIMEDLDGDYFGILVDESKDISHKEQMALVLRYVDKKDQSLSPSQIRGQGYDGASNMQGELNGLKSLILRDTPSAYSTHCFAHQLQLTPVALMKKNSDMDDFFGLVTNVLNIVGTSDKRRNLLRQHQAGKLEELIISSEILGFASRECPNYLDRLTAETLENTIKGFDFAFMLHLMLKELNNHFDVVSTDLFLGMTCLHPAKLFGNFDKKKIMRLVEYYPNEFDRSKLQDLSCQLDNFIAHVRDSNKRFFNMKGITDLAKVLVESELHQTWPLVYLLIKLTLILPVATASVERAFSSMNNIENELRNSMGNEFLNGCLVYYVERKIFATISNNAIIHRFQNMKSRRAQL; from the exons atgccccCAAAAGATGAaatgatgtgttgtccaaaaattcaaaaagatataGTTGATGCTTgtgtaaaagaaaaaatcaaggtTATCATGGAAGACTTAGATGGTGATTATTTTGGGATACTAGTTGATGAATCAAAAGATATATCACATAAGGAGCAAATGGCACTAGTTCTGCGATATGTTGACAAAAAAG atcAGTCACTAAGTCCGTCCCAAATTCGTGGACAAGGTTATGATGGTGCAAGTAACATGCAAGGAGAACTAAATGGTCTTAAGAGTTTAATTTTGCGTGATACTCCATCTGCTTATTCTACTCATTGCTTTGCTCACCAGTTGCAGCTGACACCCGTGGCTCTTATGAAGAAGAATTCagatatggatgatttttttggtTTAGTTACTAATGTGTTGAATATTGTTGGAACATCTGATAAGCGCAGGAATTTGCTCAGACAACATCAAGCTGGAAAGTTAGAGGAGTTGATCATTTCTAGTGAA ATTCTTGGATTTGCTTCACGTGAGTGCCCAAATTATCTTGACAGACTTACAGCTGAAACTCTTGAGAATACGATTAAGGGGTTTGATTTCGCTTTTATGCTACACTTGATGTTGAAA GAGCTTAATAATCATTTCGACGTTGTGAGTACTGACTTATTTCTTGGTATGACTTGTTTACATCCAGCTAAGTTATTTGGTAActttgataagaaaaaaataatgagattGGTTGAATATTATCCGAATGAGTTTGATAGAAGTAAACTTCAAGATCTCAGTTGTCAGCTTGATAATTTCATAGCACATGTTCGAGATTCTAATAAAAGATTTTTCAATATGAAGGGAATTACTGATCTTGCTAAAGTATTGGTTGAATCAGAATTGCATCAGACCTGGCCTCTTGTTTATTTGCTTATCAAGTTGACTCTCATTCTTCCCGTTGCTACTGCTTCTGTGGAACGAGCTTTCTCTTCCATGAACAACATCGAAAATGAACTTCGCAACAGCATGGGTAATGAATTTTTAAATGGTTGTTTAGTTTACTATGTAGAGCGTAAGATATTTGCAACTATAAGTAATAATGCTATTATTCATcgttttcaaaatatgaaaagtcGTCGAGCACAGTTATGA